CGCACACGACGCGCCACCCACGGCCCTCGTCCCACCATGCAGACAGGCCCGACGGTTTCAAGGTCGGGCCTGTCTGTTCGTCTGAGCCGCCGGGACTGGGAGGAACCGGCGGCGGTGGTGCCGGGGCTGCTGATGTCCCTACTTGCCGTCGTAGTAGCCGTCCACGTCCCCGTTGACCGGCGGCAAGTCGCCCAGCGAGGGGTCGCTGGCGCTCGGATTGACCTTCGTGGTCATCGCCTTGGCGTGACCGTCAGCGAAGGCGCAGTTCGCGACGCCGTTATGACGGAACTGGACCTGCCGATGGTACGTCTGCGAGGCCGCATTGAGGCAGTTGTTGCCAATGGTGGCCGTGTCGGTCCAGTCCCGGGTGGCACTGTCGCACACCACGACCGTCCGCGCGGCGTCAGCGACGTTCCCCAGACTCATCGGCGCGAGGTAGTTGCCCAGGTACGTCGCGTTGTACGCGTAGCCGGTCTGGTTGTTGCGTGAGGCGTCCGCCACCTTGAAGCTGGGACAGGCCCTGAGCTGGCCGTTCTTGGTGTATGGATCAATGAGGCCTGGACCGCCGTACGAGACCCAGTCACTCGCGACCGTGACGTCCCAGTAGTGCAACCAGTCGTCGTAATAGGCCATCGGGAACGTCTCGTCGTAGTCCTGCGTATACATCATGAACGCCACGCTGATCTGTTTGAGGTTCGACAGACAGCTTGTCTGTCGCGCCTTCTCTCGGGCCTTGGCGAACACGGGAAACAGTATCGCCGCCAGGATGGCAATGATGGCGATGACGACCAGCAGCTCGATGAGCGTGAAACCTCGACGACTTGCCGTACGGAACATCGGAACGCCTCCTTGCGCGACTGCCCTGGAGCCGCGTGGGTTGCCGGAAGGCGGGCTTCGTGCCCGCCCCGGCCGGCTCCATCGTCCCGAGGAAGCGAACAAGCGCCACCTTCGTGGAGAAGGTGGCGCTCTGGTAACGCAAAACGCTCACCCTCTCCCCTCGAGAAGATGAAACCGTGCGCCCTGGTCAGGGCGCCTGCGCTCGCGGCGTCGTCTCCTGGCTTCCGGTTCGACCTACTGGCCCGCACCTTCCCGATCCCGCTCGGGATCAGTGGTCGCCCCGGGGCTCTCCCGAGGCTTGCGGACGTTCGTACCGGTCACAGTTGCGGGGCAGCGACGGCTTGTACCGTCTTCCGACCTCCGCGAGCTGGTACGTATTCAGTTGTGGCCTGACCTTACCACATGCGGGGGCCCAGTGCAACCCCTGCGTCACTGGCTCCGCAGCCCGCCGGAGGCCTGAGCCCCGGGCAGCCCATGCCGGCGCAGATACTGCATTGCCCGCCGCACCCACGCCATGCCGCACGGCTGGTCGCATTCCTCCAGGCTGCTCTCCGCCAGGCAGTACTTGCGGCACCGCTCGGTCCCGTACAGAAGCTCCTCGTGCCTGGGGCCCCCGTACAGCGGCAGCAGGTCTCGCGCCTCGAGCGCCAGGGTCGTCCGGCACCCCTCGGTAGAATGCAGGAGCACGAGTACTCCCTCTTCGGGGCGGTCAGCGCGGGCCTGGTAGCCGAGAAGCTGAACTGTCGGGTCCAGGACAAGCTCCTCGATGCTAGCCCACCGGGTTCCACACATGGGGCAAGCCTTGAACGGGGCGTCTTCGGGCATACTTCCTACTCTGTCGGGAGGAATTGCCGGTCAGCGCAGGAGCGTGACGCCCCGCACTCTACCACATCATCCCCCCGCGCGGCAACCGTAACAGGATAGCCTACCGCCGCACAATGCCCGCCAAGGACGCGCCCCCATGGTGTTCACGCCTCCTCCGGCACCTCGTGCGCCCGCAGG
The bacterium genome window above contains:
- a CDS encoding DUF1559 domain-containing protein, encoding MFRTASRRGFTLIELLVVIAIIAILAAILFPVFAKAREKARQTSCLSNLKQISVAFMMYTQDYDETFPMAYYDDWLHYWDVTVASDWVSYGGPGLIDPYTKNGQLRACPSFKVADASRNNQTGYAYNATYLGNYLAPMSLGNVADAARTVVVCDSATRDWTDTATIGNNCLNAASQTYHRQVQFRHNGVANCAFADGHAKAMTTKVNPSASDPSLGDLPPVNGDVDGYYDGK